From the Mesorhizobium koreense genome, the window TTTGCGGCGCGCCCGGCGCCGGCTTGCCGAGGGCTGCGGCGAGTGGCTTCAGCCCGAACCACGTTACCAGGAAGGCGACCAGTACGAAAGCAGCCGCGTTGATGAGCGAGAAGACATGCTGGCCGAAGCGGTCCATGATGCCCGGCGCATCGGCCGGCGCGCCGTCGAGGCCATCCACGAATTCCACGGCTGCGATATCGATATTGTCGCCGCGCTTGTCGTCGAAGCCCGTGGCGGAGGCGACAACCTTCTTTATTTCGGCGATGCGGGCGTTGATCGCGTCATCCGTGGCGCCCTTGCCAAGGATATCGAGCAGCCGCTGGCGGTTGACGACGACGGCGATGGACAGTTTCGAGATGGAGAAGCCGTCACTCTTGGTGGCGATCTTCTTGGAGTTGATCTCGTAATTGGTCGTCTCTTCCCTACGGTCGCGGCTTTCGGTCGATTTCGGCCCTTCGGTCGCGGCTGTCGGCTGATCAGTCGGCAGGTTCTGCTCGACCGAGACCGGCGTCGATGCCTGCTGCCGGTTCGAGTTGTCGTTGGTGCGCACCGTCTGCACCGAGCGCTCGACGCGCGAATCCGGGTCGAAGATCGTCTCTTCTATCTGCTTCTGGTCGGTGTCTACGACGGCCTTGACGCTGGCGCGGAAATTTTCCGCACCGAGATAGGGGGCGAGCGCCCTGTTGATGTTGCTTTCGATCTCGCTTTCGACCGTCTGCTCGACGCCGAAAGCATGGTTGGCGGTGTTGTTGGCCGGATCGTCACCGGCGGCAAGCAGCGTGCCCATCGTGTCGAGCACGGTGACCTTGTCGGCGTTCAGCCCAGGCACGGCGGCGGCGACGAGGAAGCGGATGGACATGGCGGTGCGGCGCGCGTCGATGCCGGAGGTACGGATCATCACCGAGGCGGTCGGTTGCTGCTCCTCGCGGCGGAAATTGGCGCGTTCCGGCATGACGATGTGGACGCGCGCCGACTTGACGCCGTTGATCGACTGGATGGTGCGGGCGATCTCGCCTTCGAGCGCGCGAACGCGCGTCACCTGCTGCATGAAGGAGGTGAGGCCGAGCGATCCGACATTGTCGAACAGCTCATAGCCGGCGTTGGCGCTGGTCGGCAGACCCTTTTCGGCGAGAAGCATGCGCGCGCGCGCCGCCTTGCCGGCCGGCACCAGGATGGAAGTACCCTTGGCATCCACGTCGAAGGAGATACCCGCCTCGCCGAGAACGAGGCCGATCTGGTTCACATCCGAACGGTCGAGCCCGACATAGAGCGTCTCGTAGGCCGGTTTGTTGAGATAGTAGGAGGAGACGCCGATCGTCACCATGACAAGGACCGCGACGGCGGCGAGGATCGCGAGCCGCTTCGGCCCGAAACTCCGAAGATTTTCGACGACGTTCTGGAGTTGTTCAGGCACCGGCGCGAAGCTCCCGCAAATTACGCGATGCCGAACCTAGCCGCCGAAGCTTGTGCGAAAATGAAATCGGGCCGCGCTTTCGCGCGGCCCGCCCCGACCCGGTTTATTGGGCCCGTCCCCTGAAAGTTGTGCTCTTAACGGAAGAGCGAGAGGATCGACTGCGAGTTGGAGTTGGCGATCGACAGCGCCTGGATACCAAGCTGCTGCTGGGTCTGGAGCGCCTGCAGCCGGGTCGATTCCTGGCTCATGTCGGCGTCGACGAGAGCGCCCACGCCGCGATCCACCGCATCCATCAGGTTCTTGACGAAATCCTGCTGCATGTCGATGCGGCTCTTGACCGAGCCGAGGTTGGCGGCGGCCGTCGTCACCTTACCGGACATGGTTTCGATGGCGTTGGAATAGGCCTTCAGGTCGTCTGCGCTGGCGTTGGTGATGTCGATCTTCATGACATCGTAGAAATTGCCATTATTCGACGAAGCCGTGCCACTCGTCACGAGGCTGGCGTCCGTGCCTTTGAGCCCGGTGGTAATTGTCACCGTGCCGGCAGTGGTGCCGTCAACCTTAACTCCCGTAGCGCTGGCGGTTCCGGTGTTATTGACAGCATCGATGCCGGCGTTCTTCAGGGCCTGCACCATGACTTTTTCCATGTCGGCGCTGCTACCGACCTTGCCATCGCTGGTTCCGAGCGCCGTGTCGACGGTCGACCTGTCGATAGTGACATCCGTTGCATCGCCGCCATTGACGGCGAACTTGAAGGTGATGGCGTCGTCGTTATTGATCGTCATGGCGCCGTTGGTTGTGAAGTCGTAAGCGAAGGCGGTCGAAGCAGTGGTGCCTGTCGCGGCGTCGCCAGTGCCATCGGTGCCGGCGCTGTCCGCGACACCGCCGGTCGTCGTCAGCGCTTGACCCTTCTCCAGGATGCCCGAGGCATTTGCGTTGGCATCGAACAGCGAGACGCCGGTGATGTTGACATCGATCGTGCTGATCGAGACCTGGTTGTCGGACGAGCGGTTGAACGAAGAGACGACCGACTGTGTCGCATTGTAGCTCGATGAGCTCGAATCAACGGAAAGCCAGTTGTTGCCGGAGAAGCTCGCCGAACTCGCGTAGGTCTGCAACTGCTTCTGCAACTCGGAGATATCGGACTGGATCTTCGACTTGTCGACGCCCGGCTGCGAAGCCGAAACCAACTTCGTCTTGATCTGATCGAGAACGTCCTTGACCGAGTCCATCGCGGTATAAGCGACGTCCACTGTAGCGGCGCCGAGGCCGAGCGCGTCCTGAACCGTGGAGAGCGCCTTGTTGTCGGAGCGCATGGTCGTCGCGATCGACCAGTAAGCGGCGTTGTCGCTTGCGGTAGCGACCTTGTAGCCGGTCGAAATACGGTTTTCGGTCTGGTCCAGGGACTTGTTGGTCATCTGGAGGGTCTTGAGCGCCGTCATCGCCGACGCGTTGGTCATGAGACTGGACATTAGAATCCGCCCTTTATGTATGCCTGATTTTTGGAATACCGG encodes:
- the fliF gene encoding flagellar basal-body MS-ring/collar protein FliF, with product MPEQLQNVVENLRSFGPKRLAILAAVAVLVMVTIGVSSYYLNKPAYETLYVGLDRSDVNQIGLVLGEAGISFDVDAKGTSILVPAGKAARARMLLAEKGLPTSANAGYELFDNVGSLGLTSFMQQVTRVRALEGEIARTIQSINGVKSARVHIVMPERANFRREEQQPTASVMIRTSGIDARRTAMSIRFLVAAAVPGLNADKVTVLDTMGTLLAAGDDPANNTANHAFGVEQTVESEIESNINRALAPYLGAENFRASVKAVVDTDQKQIEETIFDPDSRVERSVQTVRTNDNSNRQQASTPVSVEQNLPTDQPTAATEGPKSTESRDRREETTNYEINSKKIATKSDGFSISKLSIAVVVNRQRLLDILGKGATDDAINARIAEIKKVVASATGFDDKRGDNIDIAAVEFVDGLDGAPADAPGIMDRFGQHVFSLINAAAFVLVAFLVTWFGLKPLAAALGKPAPGAPQSFEEVQRSLPAAGGEAQIAAGALTGPGMAPSNPIDELRQKLRPAPQERLTRMVDLNEERTAHILRKWAHQEAA
- a CDS encoding flagellin N-terminal helical domain-containing protein, which encodes MSSLMTNASAMTALKTLQMTNKSLDQTENRISTGYKVATASDNAAYWSIATTMRSDNKALSTVQDALGLGAATVDVAYTAMDSVKDVLDQIKTKLVSASQPGVDKSKIQSDISELQKQLQTYASSASFSGNNWLSVDSSSSSYNATQSVVSSFNRSSDNQVSISTIDVNITGVSLFDANANASGILEKGQALTTTGGVADSAGTDGTGDAATGTTASTAFAYDFTTNGAMTINNDDAITFKFAVNGGDATDVTIDRSTVDTALGTSDGKVGSSADMEKVMVQALKNAGIDAVNNTGTASATGVKVDGTTAGTVTITTGLKGTDASLVTSGTASSNNGNFYDVMKIDITNASADDLKAYSNAIETMSGKVTTAAANLGSVKSRIDMQQDFVKNLMDAVDRGVGALVDADMSQESTRLQALQTQQQLGIQALSIANSNSQSILSLFR